A section of the Pseudomonas sp. Q1-7 genome encodes:
- a CDS encoding sodium:solute symporter family protein: protein MLIWFVAVYLLITVGVGFYASTRVKNSKDFAAGGRSMSFPLVAAMVFATWFGSEAVLGIPATFIEEGFAGIVEDPFGSFGCLMLVGLVFARPLYRMNLLTIGDFFRKRFGPQVETLTSLVIIGSYLGWVAAQLTALGVVFNVLSDGSITTTQGMLIGTAIVLLYTLFGGMWSVALTDFMQMIIIVVGLVYLTWLIGDMAGGADVVISHAASEGKLTFMHSFEPRDIVAFVAAAVTMMFGSIPQQDVYARVMSAKTENIAARASMAGAVFYLSFCMLPIFLTYAASLIDPAMVQKWLAEDAQMILPHLIMERTPLFAQVMFFGALLSAIMSTASGTLLAPSVTFTENILKRFMPDMTDRQFLLAMRVSVVGMTVATSVFALYSDASIYEMVGNAYKVTLVAAVVPLFAGLFWKRATTQGALMAIAFGLLSWSYLEATYVDTDFWPPQLAGLLLSALGMFLGSLLPQFVRSRRESLEPAAA, encoded by the coding sequence ATGCTGATCTGGTTTGTTGCGGTATACCTGCTGATCACCGTTGGTGTCGGTTTCTACGCTTCCACGCGTGTCAAGAACTCCAAGGACTTCGCCGCCGGCGGCCGGAGCATGTCCTTTCCCCTGGTCGCGGCGATGGTGTTCGCCACCTGGTTCGGCTCGGAGGCCGTTCTGGGTATCCCCGCGACGTTCATCGAGGAAGGCTTCGCCGGGATTGTCGAAGACCCCTTCGGTTCGTTCGGTTGCCTGATGCTGGTGGGCCTGGTGTTCGCCCGCCCGCTGTACCGCATGAACCTGCTGACCATCGGTGACTTCTTCCGCAAGCGCTTCGGGCCGCAGGTGGAAACCCTCACCAGCCTGGTGATCATCGGTTCCTACCTGGGCTGGGTGGCCGCGCAGCTCACCGCGCTCGGGGTGGTGTTCAACGTGCTCTCTGACGGTTCCATCACCACCACCCAGGGCATGCTGATCGGCACCGCCATCGTGCTGCTCTACACCCTGTTCGGCGGCATGTGGTCCGTGGCCCTGACCGACTTCATGCAGATGATCATCATCGTCGTCGGCCTGGTGTACCTGACCTGGCTGATCGGCGACATGGCCGGTGGCGCCGATGTGGTGATCAGCCACGCCGCCAGCGAGGGCAAGCTGACCTTCATGCACAGTTTCGAGCCGAGGGACATCGTCGCCTTCGTCGCCGCGGCGGTGACCATGATGTTCGGCTCCATTCCGCAGCAGGACGTGTACGCCCGCGTGATGTCGGCCAAGACCGAGAACATCGCCGCGCGTGCTTCGATGGCGGGTGCCGTGTTCTACCTGTCGTTCTGCATGCTGCCGATCTTCCTGACCTACGCCGCCTCGCTGATCGACCCGGCCATGGTGCAGAAGTGGCTGGCCGAGGATGCGCAGATGATCCTGCCGCACCTGATCATGGAGCGCACGCCGCTGTTCGCCCAGGTGATGTTCTTCGGCGCGCTGCTGTCGGCCATCATGTCCACCGCCTCGGGCACCCTGCTGGCGCCTTCGGTGACCTTCACCGAAAACATCCTCAAGCGCTTCATGCCGGACATGACCGACCGCCAGTTCCTGCTCGCCATGCGCGTGAGCGTGGTGGGCATGACCGTGGCCACCTCGGTGTTCGCCCTGTACTCCGACGCCAGCATCTACGAGATGGTCGGCAACGCCTACAAGGTGACCCTGGTCGCCGCCGTGGTGCCGCTGTTCGCCGGCCTGTTCTGGAAGCGCGCCACCACCCAGGGTGCGCTGATGGCGATCGCCTTCGGCCTGCTGTCCTGGAGCTATCTGGAGGCCACCTACGTCGACACCGACTTCTGGCCGCCGCAGCTCGCGGGCCTGCTGCTCAGTGCCCTGGGCATGTTCCTCGGTTCGCTGCTGCCGCAGTTCGTGCGTAGCCGCCGCGAGAGCCTGGAGCCGGCCGCGGCCTGA
- a CDS encoding outer membrane protein OmpK — MNRSLSSLTLAGTLLAAGTTLADGPLLWQDNSLTYLYGQDFKINPDTQQTFTYEHASGWTWGDLFIFVDQINYNGEEDPNLGKNTYYGEISPRLSFGKVFDQKLEFGPISDVLLAATYERGENRNQNYLLGPGFDLALPGFDYFQLNLYYRKPDGITGNPSGQWQVTPVWSYTLAVGNSDILIDGFMDWVWNNKDATSDRPNDLHANLHFNPQIKYDLGKAMGWSAAKHVYVGIEYDYWKNKYAIDDNSFLGDDLLGGTDQNTFSLLAKVHF; from the coding sequence ATGAATCGCAGCCTTTCTTCCCTGACGCTCGCCGGCACCCTGCTGGCGGCCGGCACCACCCTGGCCGACGGCCCCCTGCTGTGGCAGGACAACAGCCTGACCTACCTCTACGGCCAGGACTTCAAGATCAACCCGGACACCCAGCAGACCTTCACCTACGAACACGCCAGCGGCTGGACCTGGGGCGACCTGTTCATCTTCGTCGACCAGATCAACTACAACGGCGAAGAAGACCCGAACCTGGGCAAGAACACCTACTACGGTGAAATCTCCCCGCGCCTGTCCTTCGGCAAGGTCTTCGACCAGAAGCTGGAATTCGGCCCCATCAGCGACGTGCTGCTGGCCGCCACCTACGAGCGCGGCGAGAACCGCAACCAGAACTACCTGCTGGGCCCGGGCTTCGACCTCGCGCTCCCCGGTTTCGACTACTTCCAGCTGAACCTCTACTACCGCAAGCCCGACGGCATCACCGGCAACCCGTCCGGCCAGTGGCAGGTCACCCCGGTGTGGTCCTACACCCTTGCGGTGGGTAACTCGGACATCCTCATCGACGGCTTCATGGACTGGGTGTGGAACAACAAGGACGCCACCTCCGACCGCCCGAACGACCTGCACGCCAACCTGCACTTCAACCCGCAGATCAAGTACGACCTGGGCAAGGCCATGGGCTGGAGCGCGGCGAAGCACGTCTACGTCGGTATCGAGTACGACTACTGGAAGAACAAGTACGCCATCGACGACAACAGCTTCCTCGGCGACGACCTCCTCGGCGGCACCGACCAGAACACCTTCAGCCTGCTGGCCAAGGTGCACTTCTGA
- a CDS encoding sigma-54-dependent transcriptional regulator: protein MGNSILIVEDDEILADNFCTYLQRRQFDVMVCGSAEEALPIIEAQHPDLVLTDYCLPGVSGCELISRARALDEQLKVIMITGHGNVQGAVEAMKAGASDYLTKPVALAELKLVVDKVLEARRQEQRLSFYQQREAQDSGLAGLIGDSEPMCNMKDMVRQVLAAEERMAGEDLPVVLIEGETGTGKELVARALHFDGARRKGPFVEFNCASIPSHLLEAELFGHEKGAFTDAKDRRVGLVEAADGGTLFLDEVGEIDLLLQAKLLKLLEDRTIRRLGSVRERKVNLRIISATNCNLEQMVQEGKFRRDLFFRLRIITIKVPPLRARGDDILTLAEHFVAQHGKRYGKPGLRFSADARAVLKGYSWPGNVRELRNMLEQTVLLAPGNLIGPEQLTICRGLLAGAGVTEAAPATAGGALGVEDENMSLSDAERDMVVKVLGKTDWNISKSARMLGLTRDMLRYRIDKLGLERPDRQQH from the coding sequence ATGGGCAACAGCATTCTGATCGTCGAAGACGACGAGATCCTGGCCGACAACTTCTGCACCTACCTGCAGCGGCGGCAGTTCGACGTCATGGTCTGCGGCTCCGCCGAAGAGGCCTTGCCGATCATCGAGGCGCAGCACCCGGACCTGGTGCTCACCGACTACTGCCTGCCGGGCGTGAGCGGTTGCGAGCTGATCAGCCGCGCCCGCGCGCTGGATGAACAGCTCAAGGTCATCATGATCACCGGCCACGGCAACGTGCAGGGCGCGGTGGAGGCGATGAAGGCCGGCGCCAGCGATTATCTGACCAAGCCGGTGGCCCTGGCCGAGCTCAAGCTGGTGGTGGACAAGGTGCTGGAGGCGCGCCGCCAGGAGCAGCGGCTGTCCTTCTACCAGCAGCGCGAGGCCCAGGACTCCGGGCTGGCCGGACTGATCGGCGATTCCGAGCCCATGTGCAACATGAAGGACATGGTGCGCCAGGTGCTGGCGGCCGAAGAGCGCATGGCCGGCGAGGACCTGCCGGTGGTGCTGATCGAGGGCGAAACCGGCACCGGCAAGGAACTGGTGGCGCGCGCCCTGCATTTCGACGGTGCGCGTCGCAAGGGGCCCTTCGTCGAGTTCAACTGCGCGTCGATTCCCTCGCACCTGCTGGAGGCCGAACTGTTCGGCCACGAGAAGGGGGCCTTCACCGACGCCAAGGACCGCCGCGTCGGCCTGGTGGAAGCGGCCGACGGCGGCACCCTGTTTCTCGACGAGGTGGGGGAGATCGACCTGCTGCTGCAGGCCAAGCTGCTCAAGCTGCTGGAAGACCGCACCATCCGCCGCCTGGGCTCGGTGCGCGAACGCAAGGTCAACCTGCGCATCATCAGCGCCACCAACTGCAACCTCGAACAGATGGTCCAGGAGGGTAAGTTCCGCCGCGACCTGTTCTTCCGTCTGCGCATCATCACCATCAAGGTGCCGCCGCTGCGCGCCCGTGGCGACGACATCCTGACCCTGGCCGAGCACTTCGTCGCCCAGCACGGCAAGCGCTACGGCAAGCCGGGGCTGCGCTTCAGCGCCGACGCCCGTGCCGTGCTCAAGGGCTACAGCTGGCCGGGCAACGTGCGCGAGCTGCGCAACATGCTGGAGCAGACCGTGCTGCTGGCGCCGGGCAATCTCATCGGCCCGGAACAGCTCACCATCTGCCGTGGCCTGCTGGCCGGCGCCGGTGTGACCGAGGCGGCTCCGGCCACGGCGGGCGGTGCGCTGGGTGTGGAAGACGAGAACATGAGCCTGTCCGACGCCGAGCGCGACATGGTGGTGAAAGTGCTGGGCAAGACCGACTGGAACATCTCCAAGTCGGCGCGCATGCTCGGCCTGACCCGCGACATGCTGCGCTACCGCATCGACAAACTGGGCCTGGAGCGGCCCGACCGCCAGCAGCACTGA
- a CDS encoding response regulator — protein MSKKVLIVDDEEILAGNFRTYLEMLGCEVQVATSGADALRTVLGFKPDLLVLDYRLPDMTGFEVYDALRTLHSCEAVLMTAHPSIEVCNRAIERHIDVILLKPFPLHELGNVVLHGLPAGTPREQPASAEQPDQVERRRGGEVSFPLKLYDGAWVLADRRRPVADTDVPLKQVTKGS, from the coding sequence GTGTCGAAGAAAGTACTGATAGTCGACGACGAAGAAATCCTCGCCGGGAATTTCCGGACCTACCTGGAAATGCTCGGTTGCGAGGTGCAGGTCGCCACCAGCGGCGCCGATGCCCTGCGGACGGTCCTGGGCTTCAAGCCCGACCTGCTGGTGCTCGACTATCGTCTGCCGGACATGACCGGCTTCGAGGTCTACGATGCCCTGCGCACCCTGCACAGTTGCGAGGCGGTGCTGATGACCGCGCATCCCAGCATCGAGGTGTGCAACCGCGCCATCGAACGCCATATCGACGTCATCCTGCTCAAGCCCTTCCCCCTGCACGAACTGGGCAATGTGGTGCTCCACGGCCTGCCCGCCGGCACCCCGCGCGAACAGCCGGCGTCCGCCGAACAGCCGGACCAGGTGGAGCGCCGCCGGGGCGGCGAGGTGAGTTTCCCGCTGAAACTCTACGATGGCGCCTGGGTGCTCGCCGACCGCCGCCGTCCCGTGGCCGACACCGACGTGCCGTTGAAGCAGGTCACGAAAGGCAGTTGA
- a CDS encoding type II secretion system F family protein — translation MRFQVKALRPQAGVVALVVEAASQDDARRQAEAQGLRVLALEPERGWSLRGWRRREAFPLLLFSQELTTLLNAGLALIDALESLAEKETDPQARKVLAGLVRLLYEGKSLSQALAQFPAVFPALYVALVQSSEKTGAVGDALGRYVAYRTRMDEVRQKVVSASVYPVLLFLVGCGVLLFLVGYVVPRFSLVFEGLGSNLPWLSRVLLHSGLFLHSHQAEVFGGATLALVGLVLLLRQERVRRALGRQVERLPAIRERIQVYELARFYRSLGILLQGGIPILTAIDMVRGLLGAASRPRLDQAAARIREGQALSRALEEHGLATPVSLRMLRAGEQSGNLGAMMERTADFHDEETSRWIEWFVRLFEPLLMTFIGLIIGVIVILMYIPIFELASSIQ, via the coding sequence ATGCGCTTCCAGGTGAAGGCGCTGCGCCCCCAGGCCGGGGTGGTGGCGCTGGTGGTGGAGGCGGCCAGCCAGGACGACGCCCGCCGCCAGGCCGAGGCCCAGGGCCTGCGGGTGCTGGCCCTGGAGCCGGAGCGCGGCTGGTCGTTGCGGGGCTGGCGGCGGCGCGAGGCCTTTCCACTGCTGCTGTTCAGCCAGGAACTGACCACCCTGCTGAACGCCGGCCTGGCCTTGATCGATGCGCTGGAGAGCCTGGCCGAGAAGGAAACCGACCCGCAGGCGCGCAAGGTGCTGGCCGGGCTGGTGCGGCTGCTCTACGAGGGCAAGTCGCTGTCCCAGGCGCTGGCGCAGTTCCCGGCGGTGTTCCCGGCGCTCTACGTGGCGCTGGTGCAGTCCAGCGAGAAGACCGGCGCGGTGGGCGATGCCCTGGGCCGCTACGTGGCCTACCGCACGCGGATGGATGAGGTGCGGCAGAAGGTCGTCAGCGCCTCGGTGTACCCGGTGCTGCTGTTCCTCGTCGGCTGCGGGGTGCTGTTGTTCCTGGTGGGCTACGTGGTGCCGCGCTTCAGCCTGGTGTTCGAGGGGCTGGGTTCGAACCTGCCCTGGCTGTCGCGGGTGCTGCTGCACAGCGGGCTGTTCCTCCATTCGCACCAGGCCGAGGTGTTCGGCGGCGCCACGCTGGCGCTGGTCGGTCTGGTGCTGCTACTGCGCCAGGAGCGCGTCAGGCGCGCCCTCGGCCGCCAGGTGGAGCGCCTGCCGGCGATCCGCGAACGCATCCAGGTGTACGAGCTGGCGCGCTTCTACCGCTCCCTGGGCATCCTGCTGCAGGGCGGCATCCCCATCCTCACCGCCATCGACATGGTCCGTGGCCTGCTCGGCGCCGCCTCGCGTCCACGCCTGGACCAGGCCGCCGCGCGCATCCGCGAAGGCCAGGCGCTGTCCCGCGCCCTGGAAGAGCACGGCCTGGCGACGCCGGTGTCGCTGCGCATGCTGCGGGCGGGCGAACAGTCCGGCAACCTCGGCGCGATGATGGAGCGCACCGCCGACTTCCACGACGAGGAAACCAGTCGCTGGATCGAATGGTTCGTACGGCTGTTCGAGCCACTGCTGATGACCTTCATCGGGCTGATCATCGGGGTCATCGTGATCCTGATGTACATCCCCATCTTCGAGCTGGCATCGAGCATCCAGTAA
- the gspG gene encoding type II secretion system major pseudopilin GspG, protein MKMRRRLEQGFTLLELLVVLVVLGLLAGIVAPKYFNQLGRSETKVARAQIEGLVKALDIYRLEVGHYPSTEQGLSALVSAPSDEPNWAGPYLQKGVPEDPWGRAYVYRAPGENGDFDLLTLGKDGQPGGDGENAEVTSWQ, encoded by the coding sequence ATGAAGATGCGTCGTCGACTCGAACAGGGTTTCACCCTCCTCGAACTCCTCGTGGTGCTGGTGGTGCTCGGCCTGCTGGCCGGCATCGTGGCACCCAAGTATTTCAATCAGCTCGGCCGCTCCGAGACCAAGGTGGCGCGGGCGCAGATCGAGGGCCTGGTGAAGGCCCTGGATATCTATCGCCTGGAGGTGGGCCACTACCCCAGCACCGAGCAGGGCCTGTCGGCCCTGGTGAGCGCCCCCAGCGACGAGCCGAACTGGGCCGGCCCCTACCTGCAGAAGGGAGTGCCCGAGGACCCCTGGGGCCGCGCCTATGTCTACCGCGCCCCCGGCGAGAACGGTGACTTCGACCTGCTCACCCTCGGCAAGGACGGCCAGCCCGGCGGCGACGGCGAGAACGCCGAAGTCACCAGTTGGCAGTGA
- a CDS encoding lytic transglycosylase domain-containing protein, whose translation MKVPALVLCSILVSSAFCAQADIFRVVSADGSITLTNIQRTDRKQVRVARERTLPVKASSLAAASRKRPATAPRYALIVAQAAFDYDLPAELLHAVIQTESNYDPAALSPKGAAGLMQLMPGTARDLGVHDVFDPTANVRGGARYLKRLMRQFDNDLSLALAAYNAGPGAVLAYGSAIPPYPETQRYVPSVLGHYQRLQADAKRPR comes from the coding sequence ATGAAAGTGCCCGCCCTGGTGCTGTGCAGCATCCTCGTAAGCAGCGCGTTCTGCGCCCAGGCCGACATCTTCCGGGTGGTGTCGGCCGACGGCAGCATCACCCTCACCAACATTCAGCGCACGGACCGCAAGCAGGTTCGCGTGGCACGCGAGAGAACCCTTCCGGTCAAGGCTTCCAGCCTGGCGGCGGCCTCGCGCAAGCGTCCGGCCACGGCCCCGCGCTACGCCCTGATCGTTGCCCAGGCGGCCTTCGACTACGACCTGCCGGCGGAGCTGCTGCACGCGGTGATCCAGACCGAGTCCAACTACGACCCGGCGGCCCTCTCGCCCAAGGGCGCGGCCGGCCTGATGCAACTGATGCCCGGCACCGCCAGGGACCTGGGCGTGCATGACGTGTTCGACCCCACCGCCAACGTGCGCGGCGGGGCGCGCTACCTCAAACGCCTGATGAGGCAGTTCGACAACGACCTCTCCCTTGCCCTGGCCGCCTACAACGCGGGTCCTGGCGCGGTGCTCGCCTACGGCAGCGCCATTCCGCCCTACCCGGAAACCCAGCGCTACGTGCCCAGCGTGCTGGGGCACTACCAGCGCCTCCAGGCCGACGCGAAACGCCCCCGCTAG